CTCGACGCCGTCGAGAGCGCCGCGATCGCCGGGGACGAGCCACGGCTCGATCCCGCTCGGCGGCGAGACGTCGGGGACCGCGACGAGGCGGGGTGGATGTGGCGCGAGCGCGAGGCCCAGCGCGCGCGGGTCGATCGCGCGGCCGAGGAACGTGCGGCCCTGCGCGACCGAGGCGCGCCGCGGCGCGGGGGCGACCTCGCAGAGGTCGAGGAAGTCGTACGGCTCGGGCGGCGGCTCGACCTCGCCCCAGTCCGCGAGCCGCGTCGCGGTCCCGCGCTCGACGACGATCCACGGCAGGCGATCGCCGGGGAGGAGCGCGTCCGCGGCCGACACGAGCGAGCCCTCGCGGAAGAGCGTGAACGAGCCCGCCGCCTCCGAGAGGAAACACGGGACGTCCGAGAGCGTCCACTCGTTCCAGAGGTTCCCGCGCCGCCCGCGGAAGCAGCGACGGCCGGTGAGCTCGAACGGCCGGCCTTCGAGCGTGCCCTTCGCGCCGAGGGTGAGGATGCTCGTCGCCGCGAGGTCGGCCGTGAGGTCGTGCGTCATGCTTCGGCGAGGACGCGCAGCGCGTTGTCGCGCAGGATCTTGCCGACCGCGCGGCGCGAGAAGCCCGCTTCGAGGAGCGCGTCCGTGAGCAGCGGGAGGCCGCGCGGGTCCTTGAGCGGCTTGGTCGGGATGATGAAGCCGTCCCAGTCGCTCCCGAGCGCGGGCGCGTCCTCGCCGACGACGTCGACGATGTGCTTCAGGTGCTTCACGACCGGCTCGAGCCCGTCGCCCCCGACGAAGCGCGGGCAGAAGATGACCCCGACGACGCCGCCCTTGTCCGCGACCGCGCGGAGCTGCGCGTCGTCCACGTTGCGCCAGTGCTCGAACGCGCCGAGCACGCCGGTGTGGCTCACGATCGGGGGCTTGTGCGCGACGCGGCAGGCGTCGATGAAGCCTCGCTTGTTGATGTGCGCGAGGTCCACGATCACGCCCTCCGCCTCGCAGCGCTCGACGAGCTGGTGGCCCCAGCGCGTGAGCCCCTCGTCGCGCTGGCCGCGCCCGTAGGCCGGGAAGCCCGCCTCGTTCGAGCTGAAGTGGAGGAACCCGATGTAGCGGACGCCGCGGCGCGCGAAGACGCCCACGTTGTCGAGGTCGCCCTCGAGCGCGTGCGCGCCCTCGATCCCCAGGAGCGCGGCGATGACGCCGTCCTCGTTGCACTCCTGGATCTCGGCCGCCGTCTTGACGAGGCGCATCGCCCCCGGTCGATGCGCGATCTGCCGATCGAGCGCGTCGATCTGCTCCATGCACGTGCGCGCCATCCCGCGCGGGCGGTCCGCGAGCGGGAGCGAGACGAGCCCGAAGAACTGGGCGCCCATGCCGCCCTCGCGCATGCGCGGGAGGTCGACGTGGCCGCCGAGGGCGGCGAACGGGAGCGGCGGCTCGTGCGCCTTGTGCATGTCGTAGCCGATCCAGCGCGACCACATCAGCGTGTCGGCGTGCAGGTCGATCGCAGGATGCTCGTCGTGGAGCGAGCGGGCGGCGTCGGAGCCCTGCATCGCCCACCAGCGTGCAGCCGTCCTATGCGATGGGCAAGCCCAACGTGCTTGGCGCCGCCCGTCCGTACGCATAAAAACGAGGGGTGATCGCCCAGTCGATGCTCGACCTCGTCGGCCAGACGCCGCTCGTGCGCCTCCGCGGCGCGTGGGGCGACGGCCTCGACGCCGAGCCGCGCGCCGCGGTCTGGGCGAAGATGGAGAACCTCAACCCGGGCGGCAGCGTGAAGGACCGCATCTGCCGCGCGATGATCGAGGACGCCGAGGCGCGCGGGCTCGTCTCGAAGCCGGGGCCGATCGTCGAGCCGACGAGCGGCAACACCGGCATCGGCCTCGCGCTCGTGTGCGCGGTGAAGGGGTACCGCTGCATCCTCACGATGCCCGAGAGCATGAGCCTCGAACGGCGGCAGCTGCTCGAGGCCTACGGCGCCGAGATCGTGCTGACGCCCGCCGAAGACCAGATGGAAGGCGCGATCGCGCGGGCGAAGGAGATCGTCGCAGAGACGCCGGGCGCGTTCATGCCCCAGCAGTTCGAGAGCGCCGCGAACCCGAGCGTGCACGCGCGGACGACCGCGTTCGAGATCCTCCAGGCGATGAGCGGCCTCACGATCGACGCGTTCGTCGCCGGCGTCGGCACCGGCGGCACCGTCTCCGGCGTCGGCCCCGAGCTCACGAAGTGCTTCCCGCAGGTGCGCGTCGTCGCGGTCGAGCCCGACGCGTGCGCGACGATCTCGCGCGGCGAGCGCGGCCCGACCAAGATCCAGGGCCTCGCGGCGGGCTTCGTCCCGCGCAACTACCACCCGAGCGCGGTGACCGAGGTGCGCACCGTGACCGACGAGGACGCGTGGCGGACGAAGACGCTGCTCGCGAGGAAAGAAGGCCTCCTCGTCGGCATCAGCGCCGGCGCCGCGGTCGCGGTCGCGATGCGCGTCGCGCGCGAGCTCGGCGACCCCGAGAAGAACGTCGTGACGATCCTCCCCGACACCGGCGAGCGCTACTTCAGCCTCGAGGAGTACTTCCCCGAATGAGCGGGAGGAGCCGCGTGCTCGTCGTCGGGATCGGAGGGCTCGGCTGCCCCGCCGCGATGGCGCTCGCGCGCGCCGGCGTGGGCACGCTCGGCATCGCGGACGACGACGCCGTCGACGTCACGAACCTCCATCGCCAGATCCTCTTTTCCGACGAAGACGTGGGAAAGTCCAAAGTCGATGTCGCCGCGGAGCGCCTCGGAGCCGACGGCGCGGACGTCGAGCGCCACGAGACGAGGCTCCTCCCGCACAACGCGGTCGAGCTCGTGCGCCGCTACGACCTCGTCGTCGAGGGCAGCGACAACTTCGCGACGAAGTTCCTGACCGCGGACGCGTGCCGGATCGCGCGGCGGCCCGTCGTCCACGCCGCCGCGGTGCGCTGGCACGGCACCGCGCTCGCGGTCGGGGCCGAAGCGCGGCCTTGCTACCGCTGCCTCTTCGAGGACGTCCCGCTCGAGGACGCCCCGAACTGCGCCGAGGCCGGCGTCATCGGCCCCGTCGTCGGCGTCGTCGCGGCGGCGCAGGCCGACCTGGCGCTCCGCCTCCTCGCGGGGGAAGACGCCGGCGGCGAGCTCTTCACGTTCGACGGGAAATCCCTCGCCCACCGGCGCCGCCGCATCGGCCGCCGCCCCGACTGTCCGCTCTGCGGCGACGCCGAGCGCATCACCGACATCCAACCGACGCGCTACGTCGAAGGAGTGAACGCATGCCTACCATCGTGAGGATCCCCGCCGCCCTGAGGACGTTGACCGGCGGCGCCGACGAAGTGAGCGCCGACGGCGCGACCGTCGGCGACGTCATCGCCGACCTCGACAAGAAGCACCCCGGCTTCAAGGACCGCCTCCTCGACGACAAGGGCGTCCGCCGCTTCATCAACATCTACGTCGGCGAGGAGGACGTGCGCTTCAGCGGCGGCCTCGCGACCGAGCTCAAGGCCGGCGACCAGATCAGCATCATCCCTGCGATCGCGGGGGGCTGAGCCGCGTGACGCACGCAGGTCGCTACGGCCGGCAGGTCCGGCTCGCCGACGTCGGCGCGGCGGGCCAGGCGCGCATCGAGGCCACGCGGACGGGCCTCGCGACGCACGGCTTCGCGCGCGCGATCGAGGAGCGCTACCTCCGCGCGGCGGGCGCGCAGGTCGAAGACGCGCCCGCCGCGGCCGCGATCCCGGACCTCGGCCTCCGCCACGACGCCGCGCGCGACGTCGCGGCCGGCGCCTACGCCGCGCTCCTCGTCCTCCGCCGCGCCGTTCGGGACGAAGGATGAGCGGCTGGCTTCGCACGCGCCGGATGGAGTCCGTCACCGAGGCGGTCGGCGACACGCCGCTCCTCCGCCTCCGCGTCGTGACGAAGAACGCGCCGGACGTGCCGGTCTACGCGAAGCTCGAGTTCGAAAACCCGGGCGGCAGCGTGAAGGACCGCGCCGCGCTGCGGATGATCCAGGACGCGCTCGCGGACGGGCGCCTCACGAAGGGCAAGACCCTCATCGACTCCACGAGCGGCAACACCGGCGTCGCGTATTCGCTCTTCGGCGCCGCGCTCGGCATTCCGGTAAAACTGGTGATGCCGTCGAACGTATCGAAAGCGCGTAAAGACATCGCGCGCGCGTTCGGCACCGAGATCATCTACTCGGACCCGCTCGAGGGCTCCGACGGCGCGATCGTCCTCGCGAAGAAGATCGTCGACGAAGACCCGGAGAAGTGGTTTTACCCCGACCAGTACGCGAACCCGGGGAACCCGCTCGCGCACTACCACGGCACCGGCGCCGAGATCTTGCGCGACGTCGGCGACAGCATCACCCACTTCGTCGCCGGCCTCGGCACGAGCGGCACGATGATGGGGACCGCGCGGCGGCTCAAGGAGCACCATCGTCCCATCCGCTGCGTCGCGGTCGAGCCCGACTCGCCGCTCCACGGGCTCGAGGGCCTGAAGCACATGGCGTCGAGCCTCGTCCCCGCCATCTACGACCGCGCCGTGCACGACGAGACGGTGCACGTGACGACCGAAGACGGCTGGGACATGGCCGACGCCCTCGCGCGCGAAGAGGGCCTCCACGTCGGGCACTCCGCCGGCGCGAACGTATTCTGCGCGGTGAAGATCGCGGAGCGGCTGCAGCAGGAAGGCCAGCCCGGCTGCGTCGTCGTCATCGTGCCCGATCGCGGCGACCGCTATTTCTCGCCGCTCCGGTGGGAGAAGAAGTACGTCTGGTGACTCGATGAAGAACCCTTGGATCCAGGGCAACCTCCGCATCGCGCAGGCCGTCATCGACAAGGTCGACGAGGAGGCGCGCGCGGCCTACGCCCGCGACGAAGAGAGCTGCGGCCTCCTGCTCGGACCGGAGGACGACCCGCTCGGCGTCGACGAGGTCGTCCCGCTCGAGAACCGCGCGAACAAGCTCCACGCGCTCGATCCCGAGACCTACCCGCGCACCGGGCGCATGTACTTCGACGTCGATCCGCTCAAGTTCGAGCGCGCCGTCCGCGCCGGAGCGACGAACGGGAGGCCGGTGAAGGTCCTCTATCACTCGCACCTCGACGTCGGCGCGTACTTCTCGGACACCGACGCCGCGGCCGCGACGATGGGCGGCGAAGCGCCGGCCTACGACCTCGCGTACCTCGTCACGTCGGTCCGCGCGGGGGCGGTCGACGATCGCAAGCTCTTCATCTGGGATCCGGCCGCGAAGCGGTTCGTCGAAACGAACCTGACGATCGCGTAGTGCTACGTTCTTGCGGCATGCGTCGCGCCCTTGCCCTCGCGCTCGCGCTCGCCTTGCCGCGGGCGGCCGCCGCCGCCGATCCGATCGAGCACGCCGGCGCGCGGACCGTCGCCGCGCGCGTCGAGAGCGAGTGGAAGAGCGCGGGCGCGCGCGTGACCTCGCTGCCGTCGCGCTTCATCTTCGACGAGGAGACCGTCGTCATCCCGATCCCCGCCGCCGAAGGCGCCTCCGAGTGCACGGAGATCGCCGTCGTCGGCGCGCGAGGCCTGAGCTTCCGCGCGCGCCTCTCCGACGCGCCGGTCGATCCGCTCCTGCCGCCCGAGCCGAACGCGCGCGCCGCGAGCGCGGCGGGCATGCTCGCGCTACGGCGCTGCGATCCCGACCGCCCCGCCGTGCGCCACGTCGTCGTCACGGCCGAGGCGGGGCGCGGGAGCCTCGAGGTCGTCGTCGGCCGCGGAGGCAGGCCGCTCCCGGCCCTCGCGACGCTCCTCCCCGAGCGCGCGGGCGGCGCGGTGCCGGCGCCGCCGGAGGCGGGGGCGCTCCCGGCGCTGGGCGATCCCGCGGTGCGGGCGGACGCGGCCGAGGTCCGCGCCCGGCGCGACGGCGCGACGAGCGGCGCGCGCGCGAAGGTCCGCGCCGGCGACGAGGGGACCGGCGAGTCCGACCTCGAGCTCGAGGCGGGGTGCCATCGCATCGAGGTGTTCGGGAAGGAGCTCGGGCGCGAGCGCCCCGGCCGTCGCTTCCGCCTCGACGTCGACGCCGAGCTCCGCGACTCCGAGCGCGTCCTCGCGCGCGACCGCACCGAGGCCCCCGACGCGCGTCTCGAGACGTGCGTGGGCAGCAAGACGACGGTGACGCTCGTGTTCGTCGGCTC
This sequence is a window from Labilithrix sp.. Protein-coding genes within it:
- a CDS encoding DUF4178 domain-containing protein — translated: MTHDLTADLAATSILTLGAKGTLEGRPFELTGRRCFRGRRGNLWNEWTLSDVPCFLSEAAGSFTLFREGSLVSAADALLPGDRLPWIVVERGTATRLADWGEVEPPPEPYDFLDLCEVAPAPRRASVAQGRTFLGRAIDPRALGLALAPHPPRLVAVPDVSPPSGIEPWLVPGDRGALDGVEYTVLGLVARVNEEGERWQEYCMYSAGIGLRWLVAGADGRWSYVAPVEAGTIAEDLTDPPFFTKLEWASGELPWRAERGELTWQQEHGDLTLERVLGTELSWSRATPLPSNTIARAFDKRALPRPR
- a CDS encoding dipeptidase, whose translation is MQGSDAARSLHDEHPAIDLHADTLMWSRWIGYDMHKAHEPPLPFAALGGHVDLPRMREGGMGAQFFGLVSLPLADRPRGMARTCMEQIDALDRQIAHRPGAMRLVKTAAEIQECNEDGVIAALLGIEGAHALEGDLDNVGVFARRGVRYIGFLHFSSNEAGFPAYGRGQRDEGLTRWGHQLVERCEAEGVIVDLAHINKRGFIDACRVAHKPPIVSHTGVLGAFEHWRNVDDAQLRAVADKGGVVGVIFCPRFVGGDGLEPVVKHLKHIVDVVGEDAPALGSDWDGFIIPTKPLKDPRGLPLLTDALLEAGFSRRAVGKILRDNALRVLAEA
- the cysK gene encoding cysteine synthase A, with the protein product MLDLVGQTPLVRLRGAWGDGLDAEPRAAVWAKMENLNPGGSVKDRICRAMIEDAEARGLVSKPGPIVEPTSGNTGIGLALVCAVKGYRCILTMPESMSLERRQLLEAYGAEIVLTPAEDQMEGAIARAKEIVAETPGAFMPQQFESAANPSVHARTTAFEILQAMSGLTIDAFVAGVGTGGTVSGVGPELTKCFPQVRVVAVEPDACATISRGERGPTKIQGLAAGFVPRNYHPSAVTEVRTVTDEDAWRTKTLLARKEGLLVGISAGAAVAVAMRVARELGDPEKNVVTILPDTGERYFSLEEYFPE
- a CDS encoding HesA/MoeB/ThiF family protein, whose protein sequence is MSGRSRVLVVGIGGLGCPAAMALARAGVGTLGIADDDAVDVTNLHRQILFSDEDVGKSKVDVAAERLGADGADVERHETRLLPHNAVELVRRYDLVVEGSDNFATKFLTADACRIARRPVVHAAAVRWHGTALAVGAEARPCYRCLFEDVPLEDAPNCAEAGVIGPVVGVVAAAQADLALRLLAGEDAGGELFTFDGKSLAHRRRRIGRRPDCPLCGDAERITDIQPTRYVEGVNACLPS
- a CDS encoding MoaD/ThiS family protein, whose product is MPTIVRIPAALRTLTGGADEVSADGATVGDVIADLDKKHPGFKDRLLDDKGVRRFINIYVGEEDVRFSGGLATELKAGDQISIIPAIAGG
- a CDS encoding cysteine synthase family protein; amino-acid sequence: MSGWLRTRRMESVTEAVGDTPLLRLRVVTKNAPDVPVYAKLEFENPGGSVKDRAALRMIQDALADGRLTKGKTLIDSTSGNTGVAYSLFGAALGIPVKLVMPSNVSKARKDIARAFGTEIIYSDPLEGSDGAIVLAKKIVDEDPEKWFYPDQYANPGNPLAHYHGTGAEILRDVGDSITHFVAGLGTSGTMMGTARRLKEHHRPIRCVAVEPDSPLHGLEGLKHMASSLVPAIYDRAVHDETVHVTTEDGWDMADALAREEGLHVGHSAGANVFCAVKIAERLQQEGQPGCVVVIVPDRGDRYFSPLRWEKKYVW
- a CDS encoding Mov34/MPN/PAD-1 family protein is translated as MKNPWIQGNLRIAQAVIDKVDEEARAAYARDEESCGLLLGPEDDPLGVDEVVPLENRANKLHALDPETYPRTGRMYFDVDPLKFERAVRAGATNGRPVKVLYHSHLDVGAYFSDTDAAAATMGGEAPAYDLAYLVTSVRAGAVDDRKLFIWDPAAKRFVETNLTIA